The proteins below come from a single Aspergillus oryzae RIB40 DNA, chromosome 5 genomic window:
- a CDS encoding putative MFS multidrug transporter (synaptic vesicle transporter SVOP and related transporters (major facilitator superfamily)), with protein sequence MAATQISDENPITVTWDGEHDSANPYNWSPAQKWTLTLLAVFTTYITMMNGTIITTAHAAITEEFHVADDAFPHSYWPVTSWALGGCCSSLFILPLMEDHGVRPIFLSAHVVFMCFLVPQAVAQNFATLVVTRFFAGSSVAVLANTSASVIGNIWETEKSRSIPVSLYIFSYLAGSSTGPVIGGAIFKGLTWRWIGYLQLIWFGALLPVYYFLFKESRGAVILATRAQALRKQGKPAFTLLEMEGQTGSAFSGFVQSSTRPLVLVCTESVVLVSTLWSAFTVGTLFLFTQSAEQVFVDLYGWSNTQAGYVQAAIVIGEIIGWLINLFSARLYFGSASRNTESPGVPIPEARVYLAVVGGVFGIAGGMFTYAWTSFAHIPWIAPAIGLAMVGAGSVIVVAGVSDYVVDSYSKYAGSAMGAVATGEKLFSALLPLATMSMYTNLGFQWASTTLAFISLVLSLAPTLMFVWGKQIRARSPFIMEAAMSSEHKGAHSV encoded by the exons ATGGCAGCGACTCAG ATCTCCGATGAGAACCCTATCACAGTGACATGGGATGGAGAACACGACTCGGCTAATCCGTACAACTGGTCGCCTGCTCAAAAATGGACGTTGACCCTCCTCGCCGTATTCACCACATACATTACAATGATGAACGGTACAATCATCACAACCGCCCACGCTGCAATCACCGAGGAGTTTCATGTCGCAGACGACGCGTTTCCCCACTCTTACTGGCCTGTGACATCGTGGGCGTTGGGAGGATGCTGTTCCTCACTATTCATTCTTCCCTTGATGGAGGATCACGGTGTCCGACCGATCTTCCTATCAGCACATGTAGTGTTCATGTGCTTTCTCGTCCCCCAGGCCGTGGCACAGAACTTCGCTACTCTTGTGGTGACAAGATTCTTCGCTGGCAGCAGTGTCGCGGTTCTGGCTAATACATCGGCCTCGGTCATTGGTAATATCTGGGAGACGGAAAAATCACGGTCAATCCCCGTGAGCTTGTACATCTTCTCCTACTTAGCGGGCAGCAGTACGGGTCCTGTTATTGGTGGTGCGATCTTCAAAGGATTGACATGGAGATGGATTGGATATCTCCAGTTGATCTGGTTTGGTGCACTGCTTCCGGTGTAttacttcctcttcaaagaGTCGCGTGGTGCTGTCATACTCGCTACTCGTGCTCAAGCCTTGAGGAAACAGGGAAAACCAGCCTTCACTCTgctggagatggaggggcagaCGGGTTCGGCCTTCAGTGGCTTCGTTCAAAGTTCGACAAGACCCCTGGTACTGGTATGCACAGAATCTGTGGTCCTAGTTTCTACACTTTGGTCCGCCTTCACTGTGGGCACtctgttccttttcaccCAGTCCGCAGAGCAGGTCTTTGTGGACTTGTATGGCTGGAGTAATACCCAGGCGGGTTATGTACAAGCGGCCATTGTGATCGGAGAAATCATCGGATGGCTAATCAACCTATTCTCCGCCAGGCTCTATTTTGGTTCTGCTTCGCGCAACACTGAGTCTCCGGGTGTTCCAATTCCGGAAGCCAGAGTGTATTTAGCGGTGGTTGGAGGCGTGTTTGGAATTGCGGGTGGCATGTTCACCTATGCTTGGACCTCCTTCGCCCATATCCCTTGGATAGCCCCGGCCATTGGCCTGGCCATGGTGGGAGCCGGCAGTGTGATCGTCGTGGCAGGCGTCTCGGACTATGTGGTAGACTCATATAGCAAGTACGCCGGCAGTGCGATGGGTGCTGTCGCCACAGGCGAGAAGCTTTTCTCGGCTTTGCTTCCTCTGGCGACCATGAGTATGTACACTAACCTTGGATTCCAATGGGCCAGCACGACATTGGCATTTATCTCCTTGGTACTCTCCCTTGCGCCAACCTTGATGTTTGTCTGGGGGAAGCAAATCCGCGCACGAAGTCCTTTCATCATGGAGGCAGCGATGAGCTCGGAGCATAAGGGTGCTCATTCTGTCTAG
- a CDS encoding fungal specific transcription factor domain-containing protein (predicted protein), with the protein MEGLHTQLPEQELGTATVTRCRNLWWSLYTMDRHVSSSLGLPMTTKDSDISTLINTPSMGFHDITFSLQVRLSQMLSFILSTIYKTEKTQLGRFLEITRNILHAMAKHAEEIEKMMQISFQSSMDNVPQEMRHLILLYHQCVIVATRPLLLSVLKERLEKLGRAEEDWQKFLALPKSLISIGIKSAEKTLQILSDENGHLETFLPFDLEFTYAAALHLTMANTLYPPGTNDDTYSKSAHSILDEMIMCGNKVAEVRKDELRCIEGLFQEFAKRVQQEGLQVLTLSGRGLAEAGPDENPSQECRGQTPATEPPTFTESSAQSPSINQSLTASVNPLDNVIGISSYEFLSIVDQIGGSEMPYVLNAGLDWMDGGAIAYPFC; encoded by the exons ATGGAGGGCCTACACACCCAGCTTCCTGAACAGGAACTTGGCACAGCGACGGTAACCCGATGCCGAAACCTTTGGTGGTCCTTGTACACCATGGACAGACACGTATCATCCTCGCTGGGATTGCCGATGACGACCAAGGACAGCGACATTAGCACCTTGATCAATACCCCGAGCATGGGCTTTCATGACATCACATTTAGCCTTCAGGTGAGGCTATCGCAAATGCTGTCTTTTATCTTGAGTA CCATCTACAAGACCGAGAAGACCCAGCTTGGGAGGTTTCTCGAGATTACGAGAAATATTCTGCACGCCATGGCTAAGCATGCTGAGGAgatagagaagatgatgcagaTTAGCTTCCAGAGTTCCATGGATAACGTGCCCCAGGAGATGCGTCATTTAATTTTACTATACCATCAG TGCGTCATCGTCGCCACCAGGCCTCTGCTTCTGTCGGTCCTGAAGGAACGCCTAGAGAAGTTAGGCCGTGCAGAGGAAGACTGGCAAAAGTTTCTAGCTCTTCCCAAATCCTTGATATCCATTGGTATCAAGTCAGCCGAGAAGACGCTTCAAATATTGTCAGACGAGAATGGTCACTTGG AGACCTTCCTCCCATTTGATCTCGAATTTACCTACGCAGCTGCTCTCCATCTGACCATGGCGAATACGCTCTACCCGCCTGGTACCAACGATGACACGTATAGTAAGTCCGCGCATTCAATCCTCGATGAGATGATCATGTGTGGGAATAAGGTGGCAGAGGTACGAAAGGATGAGTTGCGCTGTATCGAGGGGTTATTCCAGGAGTTCGCCAAGCGGGTACAGCAGGAAGGTCTACAAGTCCTCACTTTGTCTGGCCGGGGACTCGCAGAGGCTGGACCGGATGAGAATCCTAGTCAAGAATGCCGAGGACAAACGCCTGCCACAGAGCCTCCAACCTTCACAGAGTCCTCAGCCCAGTCACCTTCTATAAATCAGTCTCTCACGGCCAGCGTCAATCCCCTTGACAATGTTATCGGCATCTCTTCCTACGAATTCCTCTCTATCGTGGATCAAATTGGCGGTTCGGAAATGCCCTACGTCTTGAATGCAGGCCTGGACTGGATGGATGGCGGTGCTATCGCATATCCGTTTTGTTGA